ACGTGCTGGCCGTGGACGGTGGATGGCTGGCCCGGTAGACGGCGGCCGGCCGGAACCTGCCGCGCCCCCGGGACCCGACCGGCCGCCGGCGTTTCACGCCGCCGCGGGCGAGGTGCTCGACTGGATCATCCTGCTCGGCGCGCTCGGGCTGCTGGGCTGGACGGCGTACGCGGGCCTGACCTTCATGCCGGCCGCCGGTTTTCTCACGCACCGCCTCCCGCTGCTGGTGTTCCAGCAGGCCGCGCTCGCGGTCGGCGCGGCGGGCGGCATTCGCTGGCTCCTCGGCGGCCGGGCGCTTCCCGGCGGCGCGCTCGTCGTGCTCGCCACCACCGCCGCGCTGTGCCTCCTATCGATTGCGCACACGGCCAACCTCTACGCCACGAGAGAGGAAATCTTTCTGATCGTGGCCGTCGCAACGTTCGCGCTGGGCTTGTTGATGGTCCTGAACGACGGCATCAAAACGCACGTCTTCCTCGCCGGCCTCGTCGGGATCGCCTGCTGGGAGGCCGTGCAGGGTCTCAGCCAGTACGCGGCCGGCATTCCGACGCCGGCGTACTGGCTGAGCCCGTCGTTCGCCGACGTCATCCACACCCGCGTCTACGGCACCCTCGGGAGCCCGAACGTGCTGGCCGGCTTCCTCCTGTTCGGCATCGCCGGCGCGGCGGTGCTCGCCATGTCGCTGCCCATATTCTTGAGACCGATCGCCGCGGCGGTGCTGGTCGTCGAGGTTACCGCGCTCATGCTGACCTACTCGCGGGGCGGGTACGCCGGCCTCGCGGCGTTCGTGATCGTCGCCGCGGCGGCGTTGGTCCCGGTCCGGCGGCGGGCGTGGTGGGTGCTGCTCCTCATCGCCGTCGTCGCGGGCGTCGCGATCGCGCGGCTGCCCGCCGTCGGCCTGCGCGCGCAGAGTCTCGCGCCGGCGCAGGAAGACACCGTGACGAGCCGGCGATTCATCTGGCGAACCGCGGTGCGCGTCTGGGATGCCCACCGGCTCTGGGGCACCGGGCTCGGGACGTTCAACGTCGTCTACTCGGCCTACCGGCCGCCGGACGTGCTGACGACGTACGCGATGATCAACGTCCCGGGCTCGGCACACGACGACTACCTTCAGATCTTGGCTGAGACCGGCGCCCTGGGCGCGGGGCTCCTGGCGCTGGCGTTGCTGTGGGGCCTGTGGCGCGCCGGTGTCCACTACCGCGGCGGCGGGGCGGAGGATCGCGTCTGGCTCGGCACCGCGGTGGCCGCGGCCGCCGGCGTCGGCGTGACGAGCATCGTCGACGAAAACCT
This genomic stretch from bacterium harbors:
- a CDS encoding O-antigen ligase family protein, whose amino-acid sequence is MAGPVDGGRPEPAAPPGPDRPPAFHAAAGEVLDWIILLGALGLLGWTAYAGLTFMPAAGFLTHRLPLLVFQQAALAVGAAGGIRWLLGGRALPGGALVVLATTAALCLLSIAHTANLYATREEIFLIVAVATFALGLLMVLNDGIKTHVFLAGLVGIACWEAVQGLSQYAAGIPTPAYWLSPSFADVIHTRVYGTLGSPNVLAGFLLFGIAGAAVLAMSLPIFLRPIAAAVLVVEVTALMLTYSRGGYAGLAAFVIVAAAALVPVRRRAWWVLLLIAVVAGVAIARLPAVGLRAQSLAPAQEDTVTSRRFIWRTAVRVWDAHRLWGTGLGTFNVVYSAYRPPDVLTTYAMINVPGSAHDDYLQILAETGALGAGLLALALLWGLWRAGVHYRGGGAEDRVWLGTAVAAAAGVGVTSIVDENLYVITNLTMLAAFAAVAAAHAVRRRRLTLRLWQRLFVLPIAAVFIALPPLLVPPVVATVLHNEASEQVAALRFPEAVETFRTALPLDPLNSVIPAYLGDLAADLYRRKLTTALGPWQSMRDVAVGYYRRAIADNAWDAYPRAELGRLRRDQHRYPDAVAALSEAVRLDPYTPRYRLWLGDALRLEGDQAAARQTYEAAARLYPVELVLIEHHEGRGDRYAASLAQLDDVQRALRELGSTP